In the Drosophila gunungcola strain Sukarami unplaced genomic scaffold, Dgunungcola_SK_2 000001F, whole genome shotgun sequence genome, one interval contains:
- the LOC128262704 gene encoding piezo-type mechanosensitive ion channel component isoform X2, with protein MVFSYACMVIQRIVVPAVLVLAALMRPVGISFVYLLMFFVSPFVPLATRRNFKGSVTAFFIILLTLSTLVLLGHITLQILAVSLTLPIYNCSFSERLLRHIGFVSFIDLQPFAIIEWLVPEVLVFATSLGSYLTVKRVASQPVGAEQLENGEVVDGQAENAQSSTAPAPDANGGDVQQATATTPLQQQQQQLRKRVSMISQHIHFEGLIKISPLFCLATLFFAAVLRPSVPGGFYFLIFLLAGTYWATCQTLQRGFALLLRCVMVVLVLHSLSIVSYQTPWMQSHLNHTTLTARLIGLEPLIESYCSPDIRVFLYNNKLSLDSYLNPFALFFAYFALALTTKHLIKPRVELKSATAFGQQLDCNSSSISNTTGNKVNRQLSLLTSQTSRGRRDGSNPGGGGATTTTTTTTTTASTTVRNQRLSVSLRRDQRATLNEPTETTPLVRQSTRKSRTPQPVESGSSVAPSAIQRGNAIQLDSMEQRSEQENTTTSILDQISYGFVSVGSFIYQNSYIFTNILMMAWSIVYHSWLTFVLLLWANVLWMIPNQRKAMMRSSPFIVLYAEALLVAQYIYGMDLNNNELPTKTAGINLQQIGFERPIENQMRPCVPLIVKTAFVLMFWVTSRQFFKEKRDRRRDSTLADIIAPLQITVGSAGSSYLINDGKKTSKFLKKAGDVIKNLLVRLWIWLLVLVIFLCAITGENMTVFRICYMALFLFFLLVFQSSSKAWVKIMYGFWLFLIFYAMSILILIYTYQFDKFDTYWNDYLNVSKTLQNDIGLKRYQTKDLFLHLVSPTIIVILTVIQVHYFHKRFIASLQQQPAAAGGSAQQKPTETTALEPAPSKRRGSAGSLRRSQGPSAEAAPGATTDFETSVRDLVRISFRKIKNKSEYIFKNFKDVFWRFLELHIMKAVYIAAFVCSVSEVCVLHIVFVGFCVLGATSRKAVQVVISRLISFIVTIIVLSKMIYQIGYLSHSQYNVVCSDNQTANNAEWIGLTKADKVTGGLMSLLRTYIIYMVIVTLHAVITLRQLQMRVKIGALNAPPTKLLFPNIIRADAEKDLVGLVKYLLNFGFYKFGIEISLIALVSTITYRQDIVAVAYALWLVVLLLLRRSQCAKIWGVFQAFFAISILTQYMVLVGLPPSSCLVYPWDEGTFGEGIQRWTMLPGALHFNHVPKLIFDFIVLVILNRQKSIFCIEQRYASNDDYPGGSNRSVIADIAQLGRVPFDNPTHDFCSYIRNYSDILKNGVLCGFYWFTLAVVFLAGTNIADLLALGYLIGAFIFLWQGSDFYLRPIHTIICRWKWLLAFNVTNILIKTTFQMAGCLFMTQLTTDCCWLVHMLGITCTSNAPKEQVMLPEDTVSVLSPGECPKITHQVVLLWDTICFAFIIFQLRIFKSHYFCHIITDTKANNILASRGADIIESLRHKQIAHRHDHEKQVLHKIKRKMERIRATQQKMLRPLDKQTHFDEHGYPLPAPTVRRRKEIKLHPHATRAGDYYMFEEMDDKFELDLIHDEIDFLEEENITESEMKMQRRKTLYDKSKDAPTGDFPSTSKGISKERDAATASSSASPAPTRDVADLPVIPPPSTGPGREATSKETSDSKSKMEVDSGEVTAKDSDEDFDTNPIIRLLEGFLVTLTIRLNRFSRNYRFVNRILAGEKKTLKESSSLNRLGLSSAAAMFHFLKSNLESDESGPPASTSTPRRVVIAPPNATEHTDPTSTTQNTDTTTTPLSPPEPLQPLQPPTTTSTPQQQHQHIRAVDEIIELPVDTVDAVTSRKQSINSSPPAKGTMLSRKSDCGLPEIRIKAPSLERGAHYYHNHHSGGGSGSLSKHWSYEQVDSAGEFNLEEENFAMRDHHIIVELLISSWYALLANTDLICYIVVFVNQVVNASLISLPLPIMVFLWGTLSLPRPTKTFWVTLIAYTQAIVLIKCIFQFKLIWSNYHQLPNQPLAPAKIFGVENKAHYAIYDLILLLVLFLHRYLLKSQGLWKSGYKDTDNQFTKPTASIDDRDDSDNLSQPDSRQLNEDAAQKMSLQVSQASLPGSPEFSKSGINQLERTKYTSSLYKFFFSLVHKSRLATDVYALMFLCDFVNFFVLLFGFTAFGTQQTESDEGVQTYLAENKVPIPFLIMLLVQFLLIVIDRALYLRKALVNKIIFHFFSVIGIHIWMFFVVPAVTERTFNSLAPPIIFYVIKCFYMLLSSYQIKSGYPKRILGNFFTKGFSMVNMIAFKVYMQIPFLYELRTILDWVCIDSTMTIFDWLKMEDIFSNIYLIRCTRQSETDFPAMRAQKKASLSKLIMGGTVVLLIVICIWGPLCLFALGNAVGTSNVPYQVSLSIRIGPYDPIYTTNNYDSIYEINPEMYSQMTNAYIKEKQALTFIAGYDATDVAAVRLAGNSPSLWNIAPPDRQRLLNDLRNNHTLKARFSYSLTRKAPAKGLKETVGDEHAISLDESFEGRAALIHMLSETHDVEPVPSNTTTTNETTTAPTPKVEEVVVIPGMIPKFIKVLNSGDAAVVSVLSEKHHEYRPLVIKMHRDNETNGLWWEIRDFCNDTFYNETLSKFAYSNCTSGIVMYTFNDKKFPSTFSFLTAGGIIGLYTTFVLLASRFMKSFIGGQNRKIMFEDLPYVDRVLQLCLDIYLVREALEFALEEDLFAKLLFLYRSPETLIKWTRPKEEYVDDDGDTDSIPSRMSVRRPEQLQQQQQQLQ; from the exons ATGGTCTTCAGCTATGCGTGCATGGTGATCCAGCGCATCGTGGTGCCGGCGGTCCTGGTCCTCG CTGCGCTGATGCGACCAGTGGGCATATCCTTTGTGTACCTGCTGATGTTCTTTGTGTCGCCCTTTGTGCCTCTGGCCACGCGTCGCAACTTCAAAGGATCTGTTACCGCCTTCTTCATCATCCTGCTGACGTTGAGCACTCTGGTTCTTTTGGGTCACATAACGCTGCAGATTCTGGCGGTTAGCCTTACCCTACCGATCTACAACTGTTCGTTCAGTGAGCGCTTGCTGCGGCACATTGGCTTCGTGAGCTTTATCGATCTACA GCCATTTGCCATTATCGAGTGGCTGGTGCCAGAGGTGCTGGTTTTTGCCACTTCCCTGGGATCTTATCTTACGGTGAAGCGTGTGGCCTCACAGCCCGTCGGTGCTGAGCAGCTGGAAAATGGCGAAGTGGTCGATGGACAGGCGGAAAACGCCCAATCCTCGACAGCGCCTGCCCCAGATGCCAATGGCGGTGATGTGCAACAGGCCACGGCCACCACgccactgcagcagcagcaacagcagctgaGGAAACGCGTGTCCATGATCAGCCAGCACATCCACTTCGAGGGATTGATCAAGATCT CTCCTCTGTTCTGCCTGGCCACGCTGTTCTTTGCGGCCGTGCTGCGTCCCTCGGTGCCAGGCGGCTTCTACTTTCTCATTTTCCTGCTGGCCGGCACCTACTGGGCAACCTGCCAGACGCTGCAACG GGGCTTTGCGTTGTTGCTGCGCTGCGTGATGGTCGTCCTGGTGCTGCACTCCCTGTCCATTGTGTCCTACCAGACGCCCTGGATGCAGAGCCACCTCAATCATACCACTTTGACAGCCCG TTTGATTGGATTGGAACCGCTCATTGAATCCTACTGCTCGCCGGACATCCGAGTATTTCTTTACAATAATAAGCTGTCTCTGGACTCGTACCTCAATCCGTTTGCATTGTTCTTTGCGTATTTCGCTCTGGCCCTGACGACCAAGCATCTCATTAAGCCACGG GTGGAATTGAAATCCGCCACCGCCTTTGGCCAGCAGCTAGATTGCAatagcagcagcatcagcaacaccACCGGCAACAAGGTCAACCGCCAGCTATCGCTGCTCACCTCGCAGACCTCGCGTGGTCGCCGGGATGGGTCCAATCCTGGCGGAGGTGGAGCCACCactaccaccaccaccaccactaccaccgCATCGACCACAGTCCGCAATCAGCGCTTGAGT GTTTCTTTGCGCCGTGATCAGCGTGCAACGTTGAATGAACCGACTGAGACGACGCCT TTGGTGCGTCAAAGCACACGAAAGTCGCGCACACCGCAACCGGTGGAGAGTGGATCCTCGGTGGCACCCAGTGCAATCCAACGGGGCAATGCAATTCAGCTGGACTCCATGGAGCAGCGGTCGGAGCAGGAGAACACCACCACCTCCATACTGGATCAGATATCGTATGGGTTCGTCAGCGTGGGAAGTTTCATCTATCAGAACAGCTATATATTCACCAATATTCTGATGATG GCCTGGTCCATAGTCTACCACAGTTGGCTGACTTTTGTGCTGCTGCTTTGGGCCAATGTGCTGTGGATGATTCCCAATCAGCGGAAGGCCATGATGCGTTCTAGTCCATTTATTGTCCTATATGCTGAGGCGCTACTGGTGGCCCAGTACATATACGGCATGGATCTGAACAACAATGAACTTCCTACGAAG ACGGCGGGCATTAACCTGCAGCAAATTGGCTTCGAACGACCCATCGAGAACCAGATGCGTCCGTGTGTGCCGCTGATCGTGAAGACTGCCTTTGTGCTGATGTTTTGGGTGACGTCGCGGCAGTTCTTCAAGGAGAAGCGCGATCGTCGGAGAGATAGCACCCTGGCGGACATCATTGCACCACTGCAAATCACCGTGGGATCGGCTGGTTCCAGCTACCTCATCAACGACGGCAAGAAGACCTCAAAGTTCCTAAAGAAGGCCGGCGATGTGATCAAGAATCTGCTGGTGCGCTTGTGGATTtggctgctggtgctggtgatCTTCCTCTGTGCGATCACTGGGGAGAACATGACCGTCTTCCGCATCTGCTACATGGCCCTGTTCCTATTCTTCTTGCTGGTCTTTCAATCCTCGTCCAAGGCCTGGGTTAAGATCATGTACGGCTTCTGGCTGTTCCTGATCTTCTACGCCATGTCCATACTCATATTGATCTATACATATCAGTTCGACAAGTTCGATACCTACTGGAATGACTATCTCAATGTGTCCAAGACGCT GCAAAACGACATTGGTCTTAAGCGCTATCAGACCAAGGATTTGTTCCTCCACTTGGTCTCGCCCACGATAATTGTGATTCTGACCGTGATCCAAGTGCACTACTTCCACAAACGCTTCATTGCCTCACTGCAGCAACAGCCAGCGGCGGCTGGCGGCTCGGCACAGCAGAAACCCACGGAGACAACTGCCCTGGAACCGGCGCCATCCAAGCGTCGTGGCAGCGCCGGTTCACTGCGTCGATCGCAGGGTCCTTCGGCGGAGGCTGCTCCCGGAGCCACCACCGATTTCGAGACATCTGTGCGGGATTTGGTGCGCATTTCGTTCCGCAAGATCAAGAACAAGTCGGAGTACATTTTCAAGAACTTCAAGGACGTCTTCTGGCGCTTCCTGGAGCTGCACATCATGAAGGCTGTCTATATCGCAGCCTTTGTCTGTAGTGTCAGCGAAGTTTGCGTCCTGCACATTGTCTTCGTGGGCTTCTGTGTGCTGGGCGCCACCTCGCGCAAGGCTGTCCAGGTGGTGATCAGCCGCCTCATCTCGTTCATTGTCACGATCATAGTGCTGTCCAAGATGATCTATCAGATCGGGTACCTCAGCCACTCACAGTATAATGTGGTTTGT TCGGACAACCAGACAGCCAACAATGCCGAGTGGATAGGCCTTACCAAGGCCGACAAGGTAACGGGTGGACTGATGAGTCTGCTGCGCACCTACATCATCTACATGGTAATTGTGACCTTGCATGCAGTGATCACTCTGCGTCAGCTGCAAATGCGCGTCAAGATCGGTGCCTTGAATGCACCACCCACCAAGCTGCTGTTTCCCAACATTATTCGAGCTGATGCTGAAAAGGATCTGGTGGGATTGGTGAAGTATCTCCTCAACTTTGGCTTCTACAAGTTTGGCATCGAGATATCGCTGATCGCCCTGGTCTCCACCATCACATACCGCCAGGACATTGTGGCCGTGGCCTATGCTCTGTGGCTGGTGGTGCTGTTGCTCCTCAGGAGATCGCAGTGTGCCAAAATATGGGGCGTTTTCCAGGCCTTCTTTGCCATCTCCATACTGACACAGTATATGGTTTTGGTTGGCCTGCCGCCGAGCTCATGTCTGG TTTATCCCTGGGATGAGGGCACCTTTGGCGAGGGCATCCAACGCTGGACAATGCTGCCGGGAGCCCTGCACTTCAACCACGTGCCCAAGCTGATCTTCGACTTCATTGTGCTTGTCATCCTGAATCGCCAGAAGAGCATCTTCTGCATCGAGCAGCGCTATGCCAGCAACGATGACTATCCCGGTGGCAGCAACCGCAGTGTGATCGCGGATATCGCTCAACTGGGTCGCGTTCCCTTCGACAATCCCACCCACGATTTCTGCTCGTACATACGCAACTACTCGGACATACTGAAGAACGGAGTGCTGTGCGGCTTCTACTGGTTCACCCTGGCGGTGGTTTTCCTGGCCGGCACCAATATTGCTGATCTGCTGGCCCTGGGCTATCTAATCGGGGCTTTTATATTCCTGTGGCAGGGCTCTGACTTCTATCTGCGACCCATCCACACCATCATCTGTCGCTGGAAGTGGCTGCTGGCCTTTAATGTGACGAATATACTGATCAAGACGACCTTCCAAATGGCCGGCTGTCTGTTTATGACACAACTGACCACCGATTGCTGCTGGCTGGTGCACATGTTGGGCATCACCTGCACGAGTAATGCTCCTAAGGAGCAGGTAATGCTGCCCGAGGACACGGTTTCGGTACTTTCGCCCGGCGAGTGCCCCAAGATCACCCATCAGGTGGTTCTGCTGTGGGACACCATCTGCTTTGCCTTCATCATCTTCCAGCTGCGCATCTTTAAGTCTCACTACTTCTGTCACATCATCACGGACACCAAGGCAAATAATATCCTGGCCTCAAG AGGAGCCGACATTATTGAGAGCCTGCGACACAAGCAGATTGCCCACCGCCACGACCATGAAAAGCAGGTGCTGCACAAGATCAAGCGGAAGATGGAGCGCATCCGAGCCACGCAGCAGAAGATGCTTCGTCCCCTGGACAAACAGACCCACTTTGATG aacATGGTTATCCACTTCCTGCACCAACAGTACGCAGAAggaaggaaattaaattacatcCACATg CTACACGTGCTGGTGATTACTACATGTTTGAGGAGATGGATGATAAGTTTGAACTCGACTTGATACACGATGAGATTGACTTTTTGGAGGAGGAGAACATCACCGAAAGTGAGATGAAGATGCAGCGCCGCAAGACACTCTACGAC AAGTCGAAGGATGCACCCACTGGCGACTTTCCGTCCACCAGCAAGGGCATCTCCAAGGAACGCGATGCGGCCACAGCTTCCAGTTCGGCCAGTCCAGCGCCCACCAGGGATGTGGCTGATCTGCCCGTGATACCGCCACCTTCAACTGGCCCGGGGCGAGAGGCCACCTCCAAGGAAACCTCGGATAGCAAGTCCAAAATGGAAGTCGATAGCGGCGAGGTGACGGCCAAGGATTCCGATGAGGACTTCGACACCAATCCCATTATCAGACTGCTCGAGGGCTTCTTGGTCACGCTGACCATAAGACTGAACCGCTTCTCGCGCAACTATCGTTTTGTCAATCGCATTTTGGCTGGCGAGAAGAAGACCCTTAAG GAATCCAGCTCGTTGAATCGCTTGGGACTGTCCAGTGCCGCTGCCATGTTCCACTTCCTCAAGTCCAATCTCGAGAG CGATGAAAGCGGCCCGCCCGCCTCCACATCCACCCCGCGGCGGGTGGTCATCGCACCACCGAATGCCACCGAGCACACAGATCCTACCAGCACCACACAGAACACAGACACGACAACCACACCGCTATCACCACCCGAACCACTGCAACCACTGCaaccaccaacaacaaccagtacaccacagcaacagcatcagcaCATTCGCGCTGTCGACGAAATCATCGAACTGCCCGTAGATACCGTCGATGCAGTCACCTCTAG aAAACAATCAATCAATTCATCGCCGCCAGCCAAGGG CACGATGCTCAGTCGAAAATCGGACTGTGGCCTGCCCGAGATCCGCATTAAAGCTCCATCTCTCGAGCGCGGTGCACATTATTACCATAATCACCACAGCGGCGGTGGCTCAGGATCCTTGAGCAAGCACTGGTCCTACGAGCAGGTGGACAG CGCGGGGGAATTCAACCTGGAGGAGGAGAACTTTGCCATGCGAGATCATCATATCATTGTGGAGTTGCTGATCTCCTCGTGGTACGCCTTGTTGGCCAACACGGATCTCATCTGCTATATTGTGGTGTTCGTCAATCAG GTGGTTAATGCCAGTCTTATTTCGCTGCCGCTGCCCATAATGGTGTTCTTGTGGGGCACCTTGTCTCTGCCACGCCCCACAAAAACTTTCTGGGTCACTCTGATTGCCTACACCCAGGCCATTGTGCTGATCAAGTGCATCTTCCAGTTCAAACTGATCTGGTCCAACTACCACCAACTGCCCAATCAGCCGCTGGCACCAGCCAAAATCTTTGGCGTGGAGAATAAGGCACACTATGCCATTTATGATCTGATCCTTTTGCTGGTACTGTTCCTGCATCGCTATCTGCTTAAGTCGCAGGGCCTGTGGAAATCGGGCTACAAGGATACGGATAATCAGTTCACCAAACCCACCGCTAGCAT TGATGATCGCGATGATAGCGACAATCTATCGCAACCCGACTCCCGCCAGCTGAACGAAGATGCTGCTCAGAAGATGAGTCTGCAAGTGAGTCAGGCTTCTTTGCCTGGATCGCCAGAGTTTAGCAAGAGTGGCATCAACCAGCTAGA ACGCACCAAGTACACCTCTTCGCTGTACAAGTTCTTCTTTAGTCTGGTTCACAAATCCCGCCTAGCCACTGATGTCTATGCCCTGATGTTCCTCTGCGATTTTGTGAACTTCTTTGTGCTGCTTTTTGGCTTCACTGCATTTGGA ACCCAACAAACCGAAAGCGACGAGGGTGTGCAGACTTATCTGGCGGAGAACAAAGTGCCCATACCTTTCCTGATCATGCTACTGGTTCAGTTCCTGCTCATCGTTATAGATCGAGCCTTGTACCTGCGCAAAGCCCTGGTCAACAAGATCATCTTCCACTTCTTCTCGGTGATTGGCATACACATCTGGATGTTCTTCGTGGTGCCGGCTGTCACGGAGCGCACCTTCAACTCCCTGGCACCGCCCATCATTTTCTACGTGATCAAGTGCTTCTACATGCTGCTGAGCTCGTATCAAATCAAATCCGGCTACCCCAAGCGCATTCTGGGCAACTTCTTCACCAAGGGCTTCTCGATGGTCAACATGATCGCCTTCAAGGTGTATATGCAGATCCCATTCCTGTACGAGCTGCGAACGATCTTGGATTGGGTGTGCATCGACAGCACAATGACCATCTTTGACTGGCTGAAGATGGAGGACATTTTCTCAAACATCTATCTGATTCGCTGCACCAGGCAGTCGGAGACCGATTTTCCGGCGATGAGAGCCCAGAAGAAGGCCTCACTTTCCAAGCTAATCATGGGCGGCACCGTTGTCCTGCTGATTGTGATTTGCATTTGGGGACCACTGTGTCTGTTCGCTCTGGGCAATGCCGTCGGCACCTCGAATGTGCCCTATCAGGTGTCTCTGTCGATCCGAATTGGACCCTATGATCCCATCTACACCACGAATAACTACGATAGCATATACGAGATCAATCCCGAGATGTACTCTCAGATGACTAATGCCTATATTAAGGAAAAACAGGCTCTGACGTTTATAGCTGGCTATGATGCAACGGATGTGGCCGCAGTTCGACTGGCTGGGAACTCGCCATCCCTTTGGAATATAGCTCCACCGGATAGGCAGCGGTTGCTAAATGATTTGAGAAATA aCCACACACTGAAGGCCCGCTTTTCCTATTCCCTCACGCGAAAGGCACCCGCCAAGGGATTAAAGGAGACTGTTGGCGATGAGCATGCCATTTCCCTGGACGAATCCTTCGAGGGACGCGCGGCTCTTATCCATATGCTTAGCGAGACTCATGATGTGGAGCCGGTTCCTAGCAATACCACCACCACCAATGAAACCACTACCGCTCCCACTCCCAAAGTCGAAGAAGTTGTTGTGATACCCGGCATGATACCCAAGTTTATCAAGGTTCTCAATTCGGGCGATGCCGCTGTGGTTAGTGTGCTGAGTGAGAAACACCACGAATACCGACCGCTGGTCATCAAAATGCATCGAGACAACGAGACCAATGGCTTGTGGTGGGAGATCCGGGACTTTTGCAACGATACCTTCTACAACGAAACGCTGTCCAAGTTTGCCTACAGCAACTGCACATCGGGCATAGTGATGTACACATTCAACGACAAGAAGTTCCCATCGACGTTCAGTTTCCTCACAGCGGGAGG CATCATTGGTTTGTACACCACCTTTGTGTTATTGGCCTCGCGCTTCATGAAGTCCTTCATTGGGGGTCAGAACCGAAAGATCATGTTTGAGGATCTGCCTTACGTTGATAGGGTACTGCAACTTTGTCTGGATATTTATCTG GTACGAGAGGCTTTGGAATTCGCCCTGGAGGAAGATCTGTTTGCCAAATTGCTCTTCCTGTACCGATCGCCCGAGACGCTAATCAAGTGGACCCGTCCCAAGGAGGAGTACGTGGACGATGACGGCGACACCGACTCCATTCCCAGCCGAATGAGTGTACGTCGGCcagagcagctgcagcagcagcagcagcaactacaATAA